ATCTGCAAGCCGCTCACGATCACAAAAATCAGCGCCAGCCCGCCGATCACTCCCACAATCGCCTGCACAATATTGGTCAGCGCCACGTCAAGCGTCGGCGTGTTCGCCTTACCGGCACAACCACCAATCTCATCGCACGTGATCTTGATGTCCGCCGCACCCATGCGCAGCCATTCCCACATCATCTAAAACGCTCCCACAATATACGTAATAATAGCGTACGCCATAATAATCAGCACCAGCCCCACCATGTCATACAAAATAATATCCTTAGCGCGCTTTATCCGCCCCGGATCGCCCATCGCCGTAATGTAGTAAATCGACGCCACCAGCAGCAAAATTACCGCCAACGAGCCCGAAATCGCGATCAAAATGCGCACCAAGTTGCCGATGATAATCGCCACATCCGCCACCGAATGAACTTGCGGCGTTGTGCCACCGGCCGTACACAGCCCATCGTACAAACTCGGCAGAATGCCGGTACTCGTACCACACCCAGTACCCGCAGCCGCCAAATGGAACGGTTGCACCACCTGCTGAAGCATCACAGCAAGATTCCGCCCGGTATCAGGAAGTTCAAAATCGCGAACATCAGCATGTACAGCACAAGAGCCGTAACCGCCTGAATAATGCGCTTCTTGGCCGCCTTCACCCGTGTCGGGTCGCCGGCCGAAGTAATGTACTGAATGCCCGCAATCACGAACACCAGCAAAATTATTGCCCCCACCAGACCATTTACGAGCGCCAAGATCATTTTGAGGTAAAACAAAATCGGCCCACCCGGCTGATCCGACGGTACCTGCACGGTATTACCCGTACAGTCACCCTTATGCAAAAAGTTCGACAGCACCGGCACCGAAATGCACACCAACTTGCCATTGTCTGCAAGAGGATCGAGCGAAGTCGTAGCCACCGGCGCCGGCGAGCTCGAATCCTGCGGCTGACCGATGCAAATCCCGTTATCAGCTGGCACTTGGCCTCCGGGACAGGTAAGCGCCGCATTCGCCACACCCATATGAAGAGCTGCGGCCAAAACGGCCACCGCCACGCCCAACGAAACCAATCCAACACGCTTCATTGGCTGCATTGTACCGATGAGAGGGTCCATAAGTCAAAATTCTAACGCTCCAAAATTGCATTGACGATTTGCGCAATTAGAAGTATAATAAGCTTAAGGTTTTCCACTCCACGCGAGGTGAGATCCAGCACATGAACAGTCCCGCTCTAGTCCACGTCAACGGATGAGAGGATCCGGAGATGAGTGTAGCAACAGACCTGCGCCCGCCCGGCGACCCCGGCCCGCAGCGTCCATCGCACAAGCACCAGCCACTCTGGTACGCCTCGGTCTACGCCGCGCCGGCGATCAGCATCATCTTGCTGGTCATCCTTGCGATCGCCGCCCTGGGCTCGTCCAACGCCCCAGCCGGCACACCCCGGCACGGCACCGCCCTGGGATCGGACCCACACTCCGGCCCCACGTACCCGGCGGGCAACGCCGAGATCACGCACGCCCCCACCACCCCGCCGGCCCACGCTGCCCCGCAGCCCTCGGA
This is a stretch of genomic DNA from Candidatus Saccharimonadia bacterium. It encodes these proteins:
- a CDS encoding pilin, which translates into the protein MKRVGLVSLGVAVAVLAAALHMGVANAALTCPGGQVPADNGICIGQPQDSSSPAPVATTSLDPLADNGKLVCISVPVLSNFLHKGDCTGNTVQVPSDQPGGPILFYLKMILALVNGLVGAIILLVFVIAGIQYITSAGDPTRVKAAKKRIIQAVTALVLYMLMFAILNFLIPGGILL